A single genomic interval of Myxosarcina sp. GI1 harbors:
- a CDS encoding Ni/Fe hydrogenase subunit alpha, which translates to MSQKIVIDPVTRIEGHAKITIHLDEAGQVEDARFHVTEFRGFEKFCEGRPLWEMPGITGRICGICPVSHLLASAKAGDRILAVDIPPEAEKLRRLMNLGQIIQSHALSFFHLSAPDLLLGMDSAPASRNIFGLIAAEPELARSGIRLRQFGQEIIEILGGKKIHPAWAVPGGVRNSLSKKGKNQIHARLLEVKATALNTIDKFKSLLADYAAETQTFGNFPSLFMGLVGEDGQWEHYGGKIRFVNSGGNIIADKLDPTHYQEYIAEAVEPWSYLKFPYYRPLGYPAKKDVCSLQSGIYRVGPLARLNICSRIGTPLSDRELREFRERGKGTVNCSFFYHYARLIEILACIEQIEDLLEDSDLYADRLRAQAGINQLEGVGVSEAPRGTLFHHYHVNRDGLLTKVNLIIATGQNNLAMNRTIAQIARHYLQGGKISQGMLNRVEAGIRAFDPCLSCSTHAVGQMPLHVCLFDAAGNILDNVWQN; encoded by the coding sequence ATGTCCCAAAAAATTGTTATCGACCCCGTAACGCGGATCGAAGGTCATGCCAAAATTACCATTCACCTCGACGAAGCGGGACAAGTAGAAGATGCCCGCTTTCACGTTACCGAATTTAGAGGTTTTGAAAAATTTTGCGAAGGTCGTCCTTTGTGGGAAATGCCAGGTATTACAGGTCGGATTTGTGGCATCTGTCCTGTCAGTCATTTACTGGCTTCTGCTAAAGCGGGCGATCGCATTTTAGCTGTAGACATTCCTCCCGAGGCTGAAAAGCTCCGTCGTCTGATGAATTTGGGACAGATAATTCAGTCCCATGCCCTGAGCTTCTTTCATCTCAGTGCGCCAGATTTATTACTGGGTATGGATAGCGCCCCTGCTTCCCGTAATATTTTTGGCTTGATTGCTGCCGAACCAGAACTAGCCCGTAGTGGGATTCGTTTGCGGCAGTTCGGACAAGAAATTATTGAAATTTTAGGAGGTAAAAAAATTCATCCTGCCTGGGCGGTACCAGGAGGGGTAAGAAACTCGCTATCTAAAAAAGGAAAAAACCAAATACATGCACGTCTTTTGGAAGTAAAAGCAACTGCTCTTAACACCATAGATAAATTTAAAAGCTTATTAGCCGATTACGCAGCGGAAACTCAGACCTTTGGTAATTTTCCTAGCTTGTTTATGGGACTAGTAGGAGAAGACGGGCAATGGGAACATTACGGAGGCAAAATTCGTTTCGTTAACAGTGGTGGCAATATTATCGCCGATAAACTCGATCCAACTCACTACCAAGAGTATATTGCTGAAGCAGTCGAACCTTGGTCATACTTAAAGTTTCCTTACTATCGACCCCTAGGTTATCCAGCTAAAAAAGATGTTTGCAGTTTGCAAAGCGGTATTTATCGCGTTGGACCTCTAGCAAGACTCAATATCTGTAGTCGGATCGGCACGCCTTTAAGCGATCGCGAATTAAGAGAATTTAGAGAGCGAGGAAAAGGTACGGTTAATTGTTCTTTCTTCTATCATTATGCTCGTCTGATTGAAATTTTAGCCTGTATCGAGCAAATCGAAGATTTATTGGAAGACTCCGACTTGTATGCAGATCGCTTACGCGCTCAGGCGGGTATCAATCAACTTGAAGGGGTTGGCGTTAGTGAAGCACCGCGAGGCACTTTATTCCACCACTATCATGTCAATCGAGATGGCTTGCTCACAAAGGTAAATTTGATTATCGCTACGGGTCAAAACAACTTGGCGATGAATCGCACTATCGCTCAAATTGCCAGACATTATCTTCAGGGGGGCAAAATTTCTCAAGGAATGCTCAATCGAGTTGAAGCAGGGATTCGTGCTTTCGATCCCTGCTTGAGTTGTTCGACTCATGCCGTCGGTCAAATGCCGTTACACGTTTGCTTATTTGATGCAGCAGGCAACATATTAGATAATGTTTGGCAAAATTAA